One stretch of Ipomoea triloba cultivar NCNSP0323 chromosome 8, ASM357664v1 DNA includes these proteins:
- the LOC116027245 gene encoding uncharacterized protein LOC116027245, with protein sequence MAFGAGEVLERGEGDSNGDCYVKLKGYELEEESGEGASASSSEAVMVGCEGGGRWWWSVWWWAKLALVTVFLGALATVLLKWVAPFFMDKEIIPIINWETRTFSRPILAVLVFASVAFFPTLFLPSTPSMWVAGMTFGYGYGFLLIIGGAAIGVSLPYFIGYLFQNKIQDWLDRYPKNASIIRLAGEGNWFNQFRAVTLIRISPFPYIVYNYSAMATGVKYAPYLLGSLIGMVPEIFVAIYTGIVIKTLANASQDGSSLSAVQILCTVLGFCLTMATTVLITVYAKRRLKQLQREELLLQ encoded by the exons ATGGCGTTTGGTGCTGGTGAGGTGTTGGAGAGGGGCGAGGGGGATAGCAATGGTGACTGTTATGTGAAATTGAAAGGCTATGAATTGGAGGAGGAAAGCGGTGAGGGTGCGTCGGCTTCCTCTTCAGAGGCGGTGATGGTGGGCTGTGAGGGCGGTGGGCGGTGGTGGTGGTCGGTGTGGTGGTGGGCTAAGCTGGCACTCGTGACTGTCTTTCTTGGGGCTTTGGCTACTGTTTTGCTCAAATGGGTCGCCCCATTCTTCATGGATAAG GAAATCATCCCTATAATAAATTGGGAGACAAGAACTTTCAGTAGGCCAATTCTTGCAGTTTTAGTCTTTGCTTCTGTGGCGTTTTTCCCCACATTGTTTTTGCCTTCTACTCCCTCCATGTGGGTGGCAGGGATGACTTTTGGATATGGTTATGGATTTCTACTAATCATTGGAGGTGCAGCTATTGGTGTATCACTTCCATATTTCATAGGCTatctttttcaaaacaaaatacaa GATTGGCTAGACAGATATCCAAAGAATGCTTCTATCATTAGACTAGCTGGTGAAGGGAATTGGTTTAATCAGTTTCGAGCTGTGACATTGATTAGAATTTCTCCTTTTCCTTACATAGTATATAATTACAGTGCAATGGCTACAGGAGTTAAGTATGCTCCTTATTTGTTGGGTTCATTGATTGGCATGGTGCCAGAGATATTTGTTGCAATTTACAC TGGCATTGTGATAAAGACACTGGCAAATGCATCACAGGATGGGAGCTCTCTATCAGCTGTACAGATTCTTTGCACTGTCCTTGGTTTTTGTCTCACGATGGCAACTACAGTACTAATAACGGTCTATGCTAAAAGGCGACTGAAGCAACTGCAGAGAGAGGAGCTATTACTACAATAA
- the LOC116026787 gene encoding probable sodium/metabolite cotransporter BASS5, chloroplastic, with translation MSSCGKLLQPQLHQGFKIHHPSLPKPLPCINLEFHYPFLSFPRKSFNSSVRSSRLPVSRCVSENLSDSIRPESLSNYAAESSEIFKPKENSFLTVLRGANAILPHVVLGSTILALVYPPSFTWFTSRYYAPALGFLMFAVGVNSSEKDFLEAFNRPGAILAGYIGQFGVKPLLGYLFGTIAIVAFGLPTSLAAGIMLTSCVSGAQLSNYATFLTDPLMAPLSIVMTSLSTATAALVTPFLSLLLIGKRLPVDVIGMISNIVQIVVVPVAAGLLLNRFFPQVCNAIRPFLPPLSVFVTSLCVGAPLAINIQSVVSPSGLSVLLLVIAFHMSAFISGYTLAGAAFRDAPDVKPLQRTLSYETGMQSSLLALALANKFFQDPLVGVPPAISVVIMSLMGFSLVMFWTKNKSTFDNNSRDDNFI, from the exons ATGAGTTCTTGCGGCAAGCTCCTTCAACCCCAGCTTCATCAGGGCTTCAAAATCCATCACCCTTCACTCCCCAAACCCCTCCCTTGCATTAATCTTGAATTTCATTAcccatttctttcttttcccaGAAAATCCTTCAACTCTTCAG TTAGGAGTTCAAGATTACCTGTTAGCAGATGTGTATCAGAGAATCTCTCAGATTCAATTAGGCCGGAATCGTTGTCTAATTATGCAGCTGAATCATCTGAG ATATTTAAGCCAAAGGAGAATTCTTTTCTGACAGTCTTGAGGGGTGCTAACGCCATCCTGCCACATGTGGTTCTCGGTAGTACAATTTTGGCTCTTGTCTATCCGCCTTCTTTCACGTGGTTTACTAGCAG GTATTATGCCCCTGCATTGGGGTTTTTGATGTTTGCGGTTGGAGTCAATTCAAGTGAAAAGGATTTCCTCGAAGCATTCAACAGACCTGGGGCAATTTTAGCCGGTTATATTGGCCAATTTGGTGTGAAGCCCCTCCTCGGGTATCTATTTGGTACAATTGCAATAGTGGCATTTGGTCTGCCGACTTCCTTAG CTGCGGGGATTATGTTGACTTCGTGTGTCAGTGGTGCACAGCTCTCCAACTACGCCACTTTTCTAACGGATCCACTGATGGCTCCTCTGAGTATCGTGATGACATCATTATCTACTGCTACTGCAGCCCTTGTCACGCCATTCCTATCGTTATTGCTGATTGGGAAACGACTGCCAGTTGACGTAATAGGAATGATTTCGAATATTGTTCAGATCGTAGTTGTACCCGTTGCTGCTGGCTTGCTTCTGAATAG ATTCTTTCCCCAGGTTTGTAACGCCATTAGGCCGTTTTTGCCTCCCTTATCAGTGTTTGTGACTTCTCTCTGCGTTGGAGCTCCGCTTGCAATCAACATACAGTCCGTTGTATCCCCTTCGGGATTATCAGTTTTATTGCTCGTGATCGCATTTCATATGTCAGCGTTTATTTCCGGTTACACCCTTGCCGGTGCTGCCTTCCGTGATGCTCCAGATGTGAAACCTCTGCAGAGAACACTGTCCTATGAAACAG GGATGCAGAGCAGTCTTCTGGCCCTTGCGCTTGCAAATAAGTTTTTCCAAGATCCTCTCGTTGGTGTACCTCCCGCTATTTCT GTTGTGATAATGTCGCTAATGGGCTTCTCTCTTGTAATGTTTTGGACCAAGAACAAAAGCACGTTTGACAACAATTCCAGAGATGACAACTTCATATAG
- the LOC116027773 gene encoding protein LITTLE ZIPPER 1-like has translation MCVGSSEWIICSISMHKRRPKRSRLQLYLLKRRKRREEDMEVRNLKLYMENMSILEENEKLRKKASLLHQENLALLSEFQHRFSCVPLPPLP, from the exons ATGTGTGTGGGTTCCTCAGAGTGGATCATCTGCAGTATTTCCATGCATAAACGTCGCCCAAAGCGTTCAAGACTCCAGCTTTATCTCCTTAAAAG GAGGAAGAGGAGAGAGGAGGACATGGAAGTGAGAAACTTGAAGCTGTACATGGAAAACATGAGTATACTAGAAGAGAATGAGAAACTGAGGAAGAAAGCCAGCTTGCTGCATCAAGAGAATCTTGCTTTATTGTCTGAGTTTCAACACAGATTCTCCTGTGTCCCCTTACCTCCACTACCATGA